The proteins below come from a single Mycolicibacterium sp. TY81 genomic window:
- a CDS encoding sulfate/molybdate ABC transporter ATP-binding protein, which translates to MSDEQKQGSPPAITVRGANKHYGDFAALDNVDFDVPEGSLTALLGPSGSGKSTLLRAIAGLDTPDTGTITIKGNDVTGVPPQRRGIGFVFQHYAAFKHLTVRENVAFGLKIRKKPKAEVKAKVDDLLEVVGLSGFQTRYPSQLSGGQRQRMALARALAVDPQVLLLDEPFGALDAKVRDDLRSWLRRLHDEVHVTTVLVTHDQAEALDVADRIAVLNKGRIEQVGSPTEVYDSPANPFVMSFLGAVSTLNGTLVRPHDIRVGRNPDMAISQADGDVAATGVLRAKVDRVVVLGFEVRVELTTAADHTPFTAQITRGDAEALQLIEGDTVYVRATRIPPIAGQTQEVEAVLAGA; encoded by the coding sequence ATGAGTGACGAGCAGAAGCAGGGCAGCCCGCCCGCCATCACGGTGCGCGGTGCCAACAAGCACTACGGCGACTTCGCGGCCCTCGACAACGTCGACTTCGACGTACCCGAGGGCTCGCTGACCGCGCTGCTGGGCCCCAGTGGGTCGGGTAAGTCCACGCTGTTGCGGGCCATCGCCGGCCTCGACACCCCGGACACCGGCACGATCACCATCAAGGGCAACGACGTCACCGGGGTGCCGCCGCAGCGGCGCGGCATCGGTTTCGTCTTCCAGCACTATGCAGCGTTCAAACACCTCACCGTCCGCGAGAACGTCGCGTTCGGGCTGAAGATCCGCAAGAAGCCGAAGGCCGAGGTCAAGGCCAAGGTCGATGATCTGCTGGAAGTGGTGGGGCTCAGCGGTTTCCAGACGCGCTACCCCAGCCAGCTCTCCGGCGGTCAGCGTCAGCGCATGGCGCTGGCCCGCGCCCTCGCGGTCGACCCGCAGGTGCTACTCCTCGACGAGCCGTTCGGCGCCCTCGACGCCAAGGTCCGCGACGACCTGCGCAGCTGGCTGCGCCGCCTGCACGACGAGGTGCACGTGACCACCGTGCTCGTCACGCACGACCAGGCCGAGGCGCTCGACGTCGCCGACCGGATCGCGGTGCTGAACAAGGGCCGCATCGAACAGGTCGGGTCGCCGACCGAGGTCTACGACAGCCCGGCCAACCCGTTCGTGATGTCGTTCCTGGGCGCGGTGTCGACGCTGAACGGGACGCTGGTGCGGCCCCACGACATCCGCGTGGGCCGCAACCCCGACATGGCCATCTCCCAGGCCGACGGCGACGTGGCGGCTACCGGAGTGCTGCGGGCCAAGGTCGACCGCGTGGTCGTCCTCGGCTTCGAGGTGCGCGTCGAGCTGACAACCGCGGCCGACCACACGCCGTTCACCGCCCAGATCACGCGCGGTGACGCCGAAGCGCTGCAGCTCATCGAGGGCGACACCGTGTACGT
- the cysT gene encoding sulfate ABC transporter permease subunit CysT, with the protein MTSTVQFDGVPARPESNGDSAGPGPGVRNALGTTSLRVGAASIWLSVIVLLPLAAILVQSARGGWGYFWSAVTSNSAIASFRVTLEVSAAVALINLVFGLLVAWVLTRDDFVGKRLVDAVIDLPFALPTIVASLVMLALYGPASPVNLHLQHTKWGIGVALLFVTLPFVVRSVQPVLLELDQETEEAAASLGANNFVIFTKVVLPALLPSLLSGAGLAFSRAIGEFGSVVLIGGAVPGETEVSSQWIRTLIENDDRTGAAAISIVLLVISFVVLFVLRVIGSRAAKRQELAA; encoded by the coding sequence ATGACGAGCACTGTTCAGTTCGACGGCGTCCCGGCCCGGCCCGAGTCCAATGGTGACTCGGCCGGGCCGGGCCCTGGCGTGAGGAACGCATTGGGCACGACGTCGTTGCGCGTGGGAGCGGCGAGCATCTGGCTGTCCGTCATCGTGCTGCTGCCGCTGGCCGCGATCCTGGTCCAATCCGCTCGCGGCGGCTGGGGATACTTCTGGTCGGCGGTGACGTCCAACTCGGCCATCGCGTCCTTCCGGGTGACGCTGGAGGTCTCCGCGGCCGTCGCGCTCATCAACCTCGTCTTCGGGCTGTTGGTGGCGTGGGTGCTGACCCGGGACGACTTCGTCGGCAAGCGGCTTGTGGACGCCGTCATCGACCTGCCGTTCGCGCTGCCCACGATCGTGGCCAGCCTCGTGATGCTCGCGCTCTACGGTCCGGCCAGCCCGGTGAACCTGCATCTGCAGCACACCAAGTGGGGCATCGGCGTCGCGTTGCTGTTCGTCACGCTGCCGTTCGTGGTGCGGTCGGTGCAGCCGGTCCTGCTCGAACTCGACCAGGAGACCGAAGAGGCGGCCGCGTCGCTCGGCGCCAACAACTTCGTCATCTTCACCAAGGTGGTGCTGCCGGCGTTGCTCCCGTCATTGCTGTCGGGCGCCGGTCTGGCCTTCTCCCGCGCCATCGGCGAGTTCGGTTCGGTGGTGCTGATCGGCGGCGCGGTGCCCGGCGAGACCGAGGTGTCGTCGCAGTGGATCCGCACCCTGATCGAGAACGACGACCGTACCGGTGCGGCCGCTATCTCGATTGTGCTGCTGGTGATCTCGTTCGTCGTGCTGTTCGTGTTGCGAGTCATCGGGTCGCGGGCGGCCAAGCGTCAGGAGTTGGCCGCATGA
- the cysW gene encoding sulfate ABC transporter permease subunit CysW: protein MTLSPVVRYLARYVALAYITVLVIVPVGLILWRTFQPGLGEFFTQITTPAAISALQLSLLVVAIVVPLNVLFGVPTALVLARNRFRGKSVLQAVIDLPFAVSPVVVGVALILLWGSAGLLGFVEHSWGFKIIFGFPGIVLASIFVTVPFVIREVEPVLHELGTDQEEAASTLGAQWWQTFWRITLPSIRWGLTYGVVLTVARTLGEYGAVIMVSSNLPGQSQTLTLLVSDRYSRGAEYGAYAMSTVLMAVAVIVLIVQVILDARRARAAQ, encoded by the coding sequence ATGACCTTGTCACCGGTGGTTCGCTACCTGGCCCGGTACGTGGCGCTGGCCTACATCACGGTGCTCGTCATCGTGCCCGTCGGCCTGATCCTGTGGCGGACGTTCCAACCCGGCCTCGGCGAGTTCTTCACCCAGATCACTACGCCGGCAGCCATTTCCGCGCTGCAGCTCTCGCTGCTCGTCGTCGCCATCGTGGTGCCGCTCAACGTGCTGTTCGGCGTGCCGACCGCACTGGTGTTGGCCCGCAACCGGTTCCGCGGCAAGAGCGTCCTGCAGGCCGTGATCGACCTGCCGTTCGCGGTGTCGCCCGTCGTGGTCGGTGTGGCCCTGATCCTGCTGTGGGGCTCGGCCGGACTGCTCGGCTTCGTCGAGCACAGTTGGGGATTCAAGATCATCTTCGGCTTCCCCGGCATCGTGCTCGCCAGCATCTTCGTCACGGTTCCCTTCGTGATCCGCGAAGTCGAACCGGTGCTGCACGAGCTCGGCACCGACCAGGAAGAGGCGGCCTCCACCCTGGGTGCGCAGTGGTGGCAGACGTTCTGGCGGATCACGCTGCCGTCCATCCGCTGGGGCCTGACCTACGGCGTCGTGCTGACCGTCGCGCGCACGCTGGGGGAGTACGGCGCCGTCATCATGGTGTCCTCCAACCTGCCCGGCCAATCCCAGACCCTGACCCTGCTGGTGTCCGACCGGTACAGCCGCGGCGCCGAATACGGCGCCTACGCCATGTCGACAGTGCTGATGGCCGTCGCGGTGATCGTGCTGATCGTGCAGGTAATCCTCGACGCCCGGCGTGCCCGGGCGGCACAATAG